One Archangium violaceum genomic window, AGGGCGCGAGGCGGCCTTGATGGCCTGCCTTTCCTTCGACGCAATCACTCCCAGGAAGTCGCCGTCGCGAAGGAACTCGGAGGCGGAGAGGGCGATGACCCCGAGTGCGGCACGCGCGACCCATGAGGGCCGCCCCGAGGCCACGCACCGGCACCCGACCGTGCACGCTCGGGAGCCGGGAGGCACTACTCCGAACGCTTCTGGATCTGCGCGCTGAGCTCCGGCCGGTGATTCAGGGTCTGGAACACGACGCAGTAGCGCTCGGTGAGCTTCAGGAGTTGATCGATCTTCTCCTGGGGCGCATCGGTGTCGAGCTCGAAGGAGAGACGGATGGCCCGGAAGCCGACCGGCGCGGTCTTGTCGACGCCGAGCGTGCCCCGGAAGTCGAGGTCGCCCTCGGCCCGAACGACGCCCTTGCGCAGGGGAATCTCCAGGGCGGTCGAGACGGCCTTGAGGGTCACGCCGGCACAGGCCACCAGGGCCTCGAGCAGCATGTCGCCCGAGCACAGCTCGAGCCCCGAGCCGCCCGTGGCCGGATGCAGCCCGGCGACCGCGAGCGCCCGGCCCGTCTCCACCTTGCAGGCGATGGACTGGTCATCCAGCGAGCCCTGCGCCTTCAGGGTGACCACCGCGGACTGGGGGTCGGTGCGGTACTTGTCCTTGATCGGCGCCTGGAGGGCGCGAAGCGCGGTCGAATCCATGGTCGGACTCCTCGGAGAGCTACCGAATGAGAAGAGGGAGGAAGGCTCAGCGGCCCGTGGTGGGGGCCGCCATCGCCAGGTGCGCGTGCAGGGTATCGGTGCGCACGTAGAGGAACTGCGCGTCGCCGAAGGCCAGGCCATCCCCGTCGAACAGCTGCTGCTCCTGGTCCCCCAGGGCGATGGCGTTGACGAAGGTGCCGTTCATCGAGCCCGCGTCGCGCACGTAGCAGCTGTCATCCGCCGCGTTCCAGCGGAGGAGCGCGTGGAACTTGGAGACGGACGGGTCGTGAATCACCAGGGAGCTCGTCTCCAACCGGCCCACGGCGAACACCTCGCCGTCCGTCTTCGGCTTGAGGAAGAGCACCTGCAGGTACTCGAAGCCCTGCAGCATCGCCATGAGCCGGTCCGCCAGGCGCGAGCGGTGGGCCATGAACACCGTGCGCGCGCTGCCCATCTGCTGGGCCACCCGCTGGAAGACGGGCGAGGGGGGCTGCTGGATGAGCGCGACCGGGCCGTGCTCGGACTGGAACGTCCTCACATCCACCTGGGGCAGCGCTCTCAATTCCTTCACCGAAGGCATGGCGCGCAGGCTAGGCGCGCACGTCGCGCGTGCCAAGGGCCATGGCTCGGGTATGGTGCGCCCGCACACCACCCAGGCAGCCTGAGGAGGCTTCATCCATGGCGAAGGCGAAGTACGTGCTGGCAGTGGACCAGGGCACCACCGGAACCCACGTCTCCATTCTCGATGACAAACTCCGGGTGGTGGGCAGCGCCTACCGCGAGTTCACCCAGCACTTCCCCAAGCCCTCCTGGGTGGAGCACGACCTGGAGGAAATCTGGGCCACCGTCGAGCAGTGCATCCGCCGCGCCCTGAAGGACGCCGACCTGGAGGGCAAGGACATCTCCGCGGTGGGCATCACCAACCAGCGTGAGACGACCGGCCTGTGGACGCGCGGGGACGGCAAGCCCCTGGGCCACGCCATCGTGTGGCAGGACCGGCGTACCTCGGAGCACTGCGCGAAGCTGCGCGAGCAGGGGGAGGAGCCCCGGGTCCGTCAGACGACGGGCCTGGTGTTGGACCCGTACTTCTCGGGCACCAAGCTCTCCTGGATGTTGGAGCACGTGAAGGGGGCCCGGAAGCGCGCCGAGAAGGGCGACGCGTGCTTCGGCACCATCGACACCTGGCTGGTCTACAAGATGACAGGGGGCCAGGCGCACGTCACGGATGTCTCCAACGCCAGCCGCACCCTGCTGATGGACGTGAGCAAGCTCCAGTGGGACGAGAGCATGCGCGACCTCTTCGGCGTGCCGGCCGCGTGCCTGCCGGAAATTCGCGGCTCGGCCGAGGTCTACGGCACCACGAAGGGCATGCGCGGCCTGCCGGACGGCATCCCCATCAGCGGCATGGCGGGGGACCAGCAGTCGGCCCTCTTCGGGCAGGCGTGCTTCACTCCCGGCGAATCCAAGTGCACCTACGGCACTGGCGCCTTCCTGCTGATGAACACGGGCGACGCGCCGGTGTTCTCGAAGGCGGGCCTGCTCACCACGGTGGCCTGGCGCATCGGGGACAAGACGTCGTACGCGCTGGAGGGTAGCTCCTTCATCGCGGGTGCCGCGGTGCAGTGGCTGCGCGATGGCCTGAAGGTCATCAAGAAGGCCTCGGACGTGGAGCCGCTCGCCGCCAGCGTGAAGGAGAGTGGGGACGTGGTGTTCGTCCCGGCGCTCGCGGGCCTGGGTGCGCCGCACTGGCGTCCCGAGGCACGCGGCCTCTTCGCCGGCATCGACCGCTCCACCACGGTGGCCCACCTGGCGCGCGCGGCGCTCGAGGGCGTGGCGATGCAGATTCACGACCTCGCCGAGGCCATGCGGCGAGACAGCGGCCGGGAGATTCCCTCCTTCAAGGTGGATGGAGGCGCGTCGGCCAACAACCTGATGATGCAGTTCCAGGCGGACGTGCTCGGCACCGAGGTGGTGCGCCCGCAGAACCTGCAGACGACCAGCCTGGG contains:
- a CDS encoding FHA domain-containing protein, yielding MPSVKELRALPQVDVRTFQSEHGPVALIQQPPSPVFQRVAQQMGSARTVFMAHRSRLADRLMAMLQGFEYLQVLFLKPKTDGEVFAVGRLETSSLVIHDPSVSKFHALLRWNAADDSCYVRDAGSMNGTFVNAIALGDQEQQLFDGDGLAFGDAQFLYVRTDTLHAHLAMAAPTTGR
- a CDS encoding OsmC family protein — encoded protein: MDSTALRALQAPIKDKYRTDPQSAVVTLKAQGSLDDQSIACKVETGRALAVAGLHPATGGSGLELCSGDMLLEALVACAGVTLKAVSTALEIPLRKGVVRAEGDLDFRGTLGVDKTAPVGFRAIRLSFELDTDAPQEKIDQLLKLTERYCVVFQTLNHRPELSAQIQKRSE
- the glpK gene encoding glycerol kinase GlpK, whose protein sequence is MAKAKYVLAVDQGTTGTHVSILDDKLRVVGSAYREFTQHFPKPSWVEHDLEEIWATVEQCIRRALKDADLEGKDISAVGITNQRETTGLWTRGDGKPLGHAIVWQDRRTSEHCAKLREQGEEPRVRQTTGLVLDPYFSGTKLSWMLEHVKGARKRAEKGDACFGTIDTWLVYKMTGGQAHVTDVSNASRTLLMDVSKLQWDESMRDLFGVPAACLPEIRGSAEVYGTTKGMRGLPDGIPISGMAGDQQSALFGQACFTPGESKCTYGTGAFLLMNTGDAPVFSKAGLLTTVAWRIGDKTSYALEGSSFIAGAAVQWLRDGLKVIKKASDVEPLAASVKESGDVVFVPALAGLGAPHWRPEARGLFAGIDRSTTVAHLARAALEGVAMQIHDLAEAMRRDSGREIPSFKVDGGASANNLMMQFQADVLGTEVVRPQNLQTTSLGAAFLAGLGAGVWKDTDAIRSAWKVGKVFKPKMKPEARERYLTKWRRAVERA